GGTCTTCAGATCGGCCTGGATTCCGGCACCGCCGCTGCTGTCCGAACCGGCGATCGTCAATACCACGTTAGGCGTCATGCGATCACTGTTCCGGTTCCCCGGCCCGAACCGTCGCACACGCCGTCCCACCCGGCGCGCAGCCGGGCGTACGCGTCGGCGGGGTCCTCGGCCCGCATCAAGGCGCCCATCACGGCCACGCCCGACGCACCGCTCTCCCGGCACGCCGCGACCTGCTCGGGCCGCTCGATCCCGCCGAGCGCCAGCACCGGGCGGCCCGCGCGGGGGCACAGCCGGCGCAGGCCGATCGGTGCGAGCGCCGGCCCGTAGCCGGGCTTGCTGCGGCTGGCGAAGACGGGCGAGAGCGTCACATAGTCCTCTGTGGACAACGCGGCCAGCTCCGCGGCGTCGTGGCAGGAGCGGCCCAGCAGGTGCGGGCGGCCCAGCGGCGCCACGGCTCCGGCCCGCAGGTGCAGCGCCTCGCCGTCCAGGGTGTCCTGCCCCGCCACGATGAGCAGGCCGCCGACCGGCCTGAGCAGCTCGCGCAGGGCGACGGCGATCCGCAGCCGC
The Catellatospora sp. IY07-71 DNA segment above includes these coding regions:
- a CDS encoding thiamine phosphate synthase gives rise to the protein MPEGVASRVSADAARPARHTPTGVVVVTDRRQALRPLVDVVAAAVSAGARAVLLREKDLPRGQRLRIAVALRELLRPVGGLLIVAGQDTLDGEALHLRAGAVAPLGRPHLLGRSCHDAAELAALSTEDYVTLSPVFASRSKPGYGPALAPIGLRRLCPRAGRPVLALGGIERPEQVAACRESGASGVAVMGALMRAEDPADAYARLRAGWDGVCDGSGRGTGTVIA